In a genomic window of Campylobacter concisus:
- a CDS encoding cache domain-containing protein yields MNKYKKYLNVYIVFIFIIVLGGLFYFLYSSYMAEKMQNNMRVFFDYQVKQLNKSIDDEKFSSMAISILLAQNESIQMCLLGQSRDECIKNIENLTKTLGAASMYNNIKLHIYDKDLKSYVRSWDLNRYGDMIASSRFLVQESRHQNKPMVGIEAWYAGTHIRAVSNVIRDGKIIGNIEVLLNFDSLGNYFKKQGIDLFVLLAKDKMPSRKSIPSDQILNDYYIENLSSANLNIVGFLRDINFKEYEFYVYKTHYFCVVPLIDASNTQIGYYVLHVNTNEKERNISQNYFESEELF; encoded by the coding sequence TTGAATAAATATAAAAAATATCTTAATGTCTATATCGTTTTTATCTTTATCATAGTACTTGGAGGGCTTTTTTACTTTCTTTACAGCTCTTATATGGCTGAAAAGATGCAAAATAATATGCGAGTCTTTTTTGATTACCAGGTAAAACAGCTTAATAAAAGCATAGATGATGAGAAATTTTCATCAATGGCGATCTCTATCTTGCTTGCTCAAAATGAGTCTATACAAATGTGCTTGCTAGGGCAAAGTCGCGATGAATGTATAAAAAATATCGAAAATTTAACCAAAACCCTTGGCGCAGCATCGATGTATAACAACATTAAGCTTCACATTTATGATAAAGATCTAAAAAGCTATGTAAGGAGCTGGGATCTAAACAGATATGGCGATATGATCGCTAGTAGTAGGTTTTTAGTACAAGAGTCAAGGCATCAAAACAAGCCCATGGTCGGCATCGAGGCGTGGTATGCTGGAACGCATATAAGGGCTGTCTCAAACGTAATACGTGATGGTAAAATTATTGGCAACATCGAGGTTTTATTAAATTTTGACTCACTTGGAAATTATTTTAAAAAGCAAGGAATTGATCTATTTGTTCTTTTGGCAAAAGACAAGATGCCATCACGTAAAAGCATTCCAAGTGATCAAATTTTAAATGATTATTACATCGAAAATTTAAGCAGTGCAAATTTAAATATCGTAGGTTTTTTGCGTGATATTAATTTTAAAGAATATGAATTTTACGTTTATAAAACACACTACTTTTGCGTGGTGCCACTAATAGACGCTAGCAACACACAAATAGGCTATTATGTGCTTCATGTAAATACCAATGAAAAAGAGCGAAATATTTCACAAAATTATTTCGAGTCAGAAGAGCTCTTTTAG
- a CDS encoding bifunctional 3,4-dihydroxy-2-butanone 4-phosphate synthase/GTP cyclohydrolase II → MAFENVLKAIEDIKNGKMVIMVDDEDRENEGDLVFSAASSDMQKVNFAITHAKGVLCLAMDEANAKRLDLPLMVSKNTSSHETAFTVTIDAKEATTGVSAYERDMTIRLAASTDSVPENFVRPGHIFPLIAKKGGVLVRTGHTEGSVDLCKLAGVSPMAAICEIVKEDGTMARRDYLEEFCKKFNLNMISVSELVEYRLSHESLIEVSPAKSVKICGFEAKRYDIKDHENKNHAAYVFGEIKAQTNVKFQKISKDHELLSGDKFDNLLKSLDFLTKNGGVLLFLDSNKSDASSQKDYGIGAQILKYFDISEIELLSSNKNKEFVSLAGFGLDIKGYKEI, encoded by the coding sequence ATGGCATTTGAAAATGTATTAAAAGCGATTGAAGATATAAAAAATGGCAAAATGGTAATTATGGTAGATGACGAAGACCGTGAGAATGAAGGAGACTTGGTCTTTTCAGCGGCAAGCAGCGATATGCAAAAGGTAAATTTTGCGATCACTCATGCAAAAGGTGTGCTTTGCCTTGCAATGGATGAAGCAAATGCAAAAAGACTTGATTTGCCGCTAATGGTTTCTAAAAATACATCCAGTCACGAAACCGCATTTACTGTTACAATTGATGCAAAGGAGGCAACGACAGGCGTAAGTGCTTATGAGCGTGATATGACGATTAGACTTGCTGCTAGTACTGATTCGGTACCTGAAAATTTTGTAAGGCCTGGGCATATATTTCCGCTTATTGCAAAAAAAGGTGGTGTCCTCGTTCGCACAGGTCACACTGAAGGATCAGTTGATCTTTGTAAACTTGCTGGCGTTAGTCCAATGGCTGCGATTTGTGAGATCGTAAAAGAAGATGGCACAATGGCAAGACGTGATTATCTGGAGGAATTCTGTAAAAAATTTAACCTAAATATGATAAGCGTTTCTGAATTAGTAGAATACAGACTTAGCCACGAAAGCTTAATAGAGGTTTCGCCCGCAAAGAGTGTAAAAATCTGTGGTTTTGAAGCAAAAAGATATGACATAAAAGATCACGAAAATAAAAATCACGCTGCCTATGTTTTCGGAGAGATAAAAGCGCAAACTAATGTAAAATTTCAAAAAATAAGCAAAGACCATGAGCTTTTAAGCGGAGATAAGTTTGATAATTTATTAAAATCGTTGGATTTTTTAACTAAAAATGGTGGAGTGTTGCTATTTTTAGACAGCAATAAAAGCGATGCAAGCTCACAAAAAGATTATGGCATTGGGGCACAAATTTTAAAGTATTTTGACATAAGCGAAATTGAGCTTTTAAGCTCAAATAAAAATAAAGAATTTGTAAGCTTAGCAGGCTTTGGTCTTGATATAAAAGGCTATAAAGAAATTTAA
- a CDS encoding AI-2E family transporter encodes MNNRLFFGIFVFCALALVVYLFKPYLLDIFIAALLAVAVSNVQIAFLSLTKNRKTLSSALTTSVLLCLFIAPLLYAVVEIAKYAAGFDINNVTKTIEFIKNYDFRMPESINFLEPKIKEFIGGLDIKMLFSQLATNLASLGKLSLKFGIDMIIILVFFFFCNLYGNDLISYLKYTLPLKQDDTESILSEVGNVMSVVFYSTIANMIIQGFLFAIVTSFYGYDGVLTGIFFSFASLIPVVGGILAWGPISIYEFANGNIAAAITIAIYTIVVISFAADTLLKPLVIKFINSKLVKIPTKINELLIFFAMLAGITTFGFWGVILGPAIVTFFISTIKLYTLLRERNFV; translated from the coding sequence ATGAACAATAGACTATTTTTTGGAATTTTTGTATTTTGTGCTTTGGCTTTAGTGGTCTATCTTTTTAAACCATATCTACTTGACATTTTTATCGCAGCACTGCTTGCTGTCGCGGTTTCAAATGTCCAAATCGCATTTTTATCGCTCACTAAAAACCGCAAGACGCTTTCATCGGCTCTTACCACATCTGTGCTTCTTTGCTTATTTATCGCCCCACTTCTTTATGCGGTAGTTGAGATCGCAAAATACGCGGCTGGCTTTGATATAAACAATGTTACAAAGACTATCGAATTTATCAAAAATTATGATTTTAGGATGCCTGAGTCGATAAATTTTTTAGAGCCAAAGATAAAAGAATTTATCGGCGGACTTGATATTAAAATGCTTTTTTCTCAACTTGCGACAAATCTTGCAAGCCTGGGTAAGTTAAGCCTTAAATTTGGCATTGATATGATCATTATTTTGGTCTTTTTCTTCTTTTGCAATCTTTATGGCAATGACCTCATCAGCTATCTAAAATATACACTTCCTCTAAAACAAGATGACACAGAGTCTATTTTAAGCGAGGTTGGCAATGTGATGAGTGTCGTTTTTTATTCAACCATCGCAAATATGATAATCCAAGGCTTTTTATTTGCTATTGTCACAAGCTTTTACGGCTATGACGGCGTGCTAACTGGCATCTTTTTTAGCTTTGCTTCGCTTATTCCAGTTGTTGGTGGTATTTTGGCATGGGGACCTATTAGCATTTATGAGTTTGCAAATGGCAACATAGCAGCAGCGATAACTATCGCAATTTATACGATCGTAGTGATCTCATTTGCAGCTGATACGCTTTTAAAGCCACTTGTTATTAAATTTATAAACTCAAAGCTGGTTAAAATACCAACAAAGATAAATGAGCTTCTTATATTCTTTGCGATGCTTGCAGGCATCACGACATTTGGGTTTTGGGGCGTGATCCTTGGACCAGCGATCGTGACATTTTTTATCTCGACTATCAAGCTTTATACGCTTTTAAGAGAGAGAAATTTCGTATAA
- a CDS encoding RNB domain-containing ribonuclease, with translation MKEFLTSLLVGIKEKEVSNEDKEILRNLLNLGAVSSHKDKFYLNNGYVCGKLDISQNATGFIMPFDKRFKQDIIVENKHLNNSHLGDIVLAKLLPLKKKRQSAKIVMSLKLANETSVVYTKRFGAAILGVNLKTGLSTTLKATQKSLKMLPLGTLLKVNNLNNEIVEVLGNLEDPLSDEKISLAIYNKNDKFSEACELEAKAFGDEVDASMYPNRIDLRNLEFCTIDPVDAKDFDDAIYFDEKKREIYVAIADVSEYVTAYSAIDSEAKKRGFSIYFPHISVPMLPRALSENICSLKPDVPRLAFCFKISLDANNEVKKEELFETIILSKRRFNYDEIDEILEGKRECEISWIKPLFKLTTKLRKKRLLHAFDFRTKELRMSLDEEGQILQTRFESDSDSHRLVEDCMLLANKAAAKLITKGVFRNHASPDFKKIDTLLEDLQLLGLDFTYESDLANLIRKIQIKADELGNREEIDKLIIKSQKKAEYSSENLGHFGLGFDRYTHFTSPIRRYSDLILHRLLKAKISKDDKLYNFLLLNIQSTCATLSELEREADKVAYDFMDRKFTRWAAANIGKEVRCYVSENQNVLVAKLDDHFVGARIFITGYSANLLQKLVVKITEADIASAKIFAKVVRKIDV, from the coding sequence GTGAAAGAATTTCTAACATCACTACTAGTTGGCATCAAGGAAAAAGAAGTTTCAAACGAAGATAAAGAGATTTTACGAAATCTCTTAAATCTTGGTGCTGTAAGCTCTCATAAAGATAAATTTTACCTAAACAATGGCTACGTCTGCGGCAAGCTAGACATCAGCCAAAACGCAACTGGCTTTATCATGCCATTTGACAAGCGCTTCAAGCAAGACATCATCGTAGAAAATAAACATTTAAACAACTCACACCTTGGCGACATTGTGTTAGCAAAGCTTTTGCCACTTAAGAAAAAACGCCAAAGTGCTAAGATAGTAATGAGCCTAAAGCTTGCAAATGAGACAAGCGTGGTCTATACAAAACGCTTTGGAGCGGCCATTTTGGGTGTAAATTTAAAAACTGGACTAAGCACGACCTTAAAAGCGACTCAAAAAAGCCTAAAGATGCTCCCACTTGGGACGCTGCTTAAGGTAAACAACCTAAATAACGAAATAGTCGAGGTTTTAGGAAATTTAGAAGATCCACTAAGCGATGAGAAAATTTCGCTTGCCATTTATAATAAAAATGATAAATTTAGCGAGGCTTGCGAGCTTGAAGCAAAGGCTTTTGGTGATGAAGTCGATGCTAGCATGTATCCAAACAGAATTGATCTAAGAAATTTAGAGTTTTGCACGATCGATCCGGTTGACGCCAAAGACTTTGACGATGCCATATATTTTGATGAGAAAAAGCGCGAAATTTACGTTGCTATTGCCGATGTGAGCGAGTACGTGACTGCATATAGTGCCATTGATAGCGAGGCTAAAAAAAGAGGCTTTTCTATCTACTTTCCACATATTTCAGTGCCGATGCTGCCGCGCGCGCTAAGTGAAAATATCTGCTCGCTAAAGCCAGATGTGCCTCGCCTTGCATTTTGTTTTAAAATTTCACTTGATGCGAATAATGAGGTAAAAAAAGAGGAGCTTTTTGAGACGATCATCCTTTCAAAAAGGCGCTTTAACTACGACGAGATTGATGAAATTTTAGAAGGCAAAAGAGAGTGTGAAATTTCATGGATCAAGCCACTTTTTAAACTCACCACAAAGCTTCGCAAAAAAAGGCTTTTGCACGCATTTGACTTTAGGACAAAAGAGCTGAGAATGAGCCTTGATGAAGAGGGTCAAATTTTACAAACTAGATTTGAAAGTGATTCCGACTCACATAGACTTGTCGAGGACTGCATGCTTTTAGCAAATAAAGCCGCCGCAAAGCTCATCACAAAGGGCGTTTTTAGAAACCACGCTTCGCCTGATTTTAAAAAGATAGATACCTTACTTGAAGATTTGCAACTTTTGGGGCTTGACTTTACCTACGAGAGTGACCTTGCAAATTTGATAAGAAAGATCCAAATAAAAGCCGATGAACTGGGCAACCGCGAGGAGATAGATAAACTCATCATCAAGTCTCAAAAAAAAGCTGAGTACTCAAGTGAAAATTTAGGTCACTTTGGGCTTGGATTTGATAGATACACGCACTTTACAAGCCCTATTAGACGCTATTCTGATCTCATTTTACACAGACTTTTAAAGGCTAAAATTTCAAAAGATGATAAGCTTTACAACTTCTTACTTTTAAATATCCAAAGCACATGTGCAACCTTAAGCGAGCTTGAAAGAGAAGCTGACAAGGTAGCCTACGACTTTATGGATAGGAAATTTACGCGCTGGGCAGCTGCAAATATCGGCAAAGAGGTGCGCTGCTACGTGAGCGAAAACCAAAATGTTTTGGTCGCTAAGCTTGATGATCATTTTGTCGGAGCTAGGATTTTTATAACAGGATACAGCGCAAATTTACTTCAAAAGCTTGTCGTAAAGATCACAGAGGCCGACATCGCAAGTGCTAAAATTTTTGCAAAAGTGGTAAGAAAGATCGATGTATAG
- a CDS encoding cytochrome C, whose translation MGEPHLCPRCEQRTIYFDGICYDCRQKEKLEFYQGLSEAEIKQKLKNVLAHTDEIGKYDEIYSDLVYIFYLHGICDEQIIREVTKECEYYPFEIYKNASSDVRDELINSLNGAENIVKINHILCALAWQGDEVVRELFFKLYKAPKPWKAKLHVDTDAYAKVAGWSFDESGKIKSLVFDRCFTCGPSQNVDTSIKFKALSDEKCKFCSGEMLEFIIKKESLKRLGLELKNDAVLKFCPTCVGLVQYFCQNDGNSVQTEVVGEGESEDYLRDAVATLDGQNFELASEVCAHYSYMIDSEILLGGYPQWEQDAEYLKCPKCSKSMKYLAQIPFGSLVDGEGTIYVQVCDECEIIGANFQCT comes from the coding sequence ATGGGTGAGCCACATCTTTGTCCTAGGTGCGAGCAAAGGACGATTTACTTTGATGGGATCTGCTATGATTGCAGGCAAAAAGAGAAGCTGGAGTTTTATCAAGGCTTAAGCGAGGCTGAGATTAAGCAAAAGCTAAAAAATGTCCTAGCTCACACAGACGAGATAGGCAAATATGATGAAATTTATAGCGATCTTGTCTATATTTTCTACCTGCACGGCATTTGCGACGAGCAGATAATAAGAGAAGTAACCAAAGAGTGTGAATACTATCCATTTGAAATTTACAAAAACGCCTCAAGTGATGTAAGAGATGAGCTCATAAATAGTCTAAATGGCGCTGAAAATATCGTAAAAATAAATCATATCCTTTGCGCACTTGCATGGCAGGGTGATGAGGTGGTGAGGGAGCTATTTTTTAAGCTCTATAAGGCGCCAAAGCCATGGAAGGCAAAGCTTCACGTCGATACTGACGCATACGCCAAGGTTGCTGGCTGGAGCTTTGACGAGAGTGGTAAGATAAAAAGCCTAGTTTTTGATAGGTGTTTTACATGTGGGCCAAGCCAAAACGTAGATACAAGCATTAAATTTAAAGCACTAAGCGATGAAAAATGTAAATTTTGTAGCGGTGAGATGCTGGAATTTATCATCAAAAAAGAGAGTCTAAAGCGACTCGGACTAGAGCTAAAAAACGATGCTGTGCTTAAATTTTGCCCAACATGTGTGGGCTTGGTGCAGTATTTTTGCCAAAATGATGGCAATAGCGTGCAAACTGAGGTAGTGGGCGAGGGCGAGAGTGAGGACTATTTAAGAGATGCTGTGGCAACGCTAGATGGGCAAAATTTCGAGCTAGCCAGCGAGGTTTGCGCTCACTACTCGTATATGATAGATAGCGAAATTTTGCTTGGAGGATATCCGCAGTGGGAGCAAGATGCTGAGTATTTAAAATGTCCAAAATGCAGCAAAAGCATGAAATATCTAGCACAAATTCCTTTTGGAAGTCTAGTAGATGGCGAGGGAACTATATATGTTCAAGTCTGTGATGAATGCGAGATTATCGGGGCAAATTTTCAATGCACGTAA
- the holA gene encoding DNA polymerase III subunit delta has translation MYRKDLELNLANANLSNYFLLFGADEFQIELFGKEILSFYSSEDVNLLSLYFDEYNYAQASSHLSEQSLFGGKNILYVKSDKKIPAKELKELILLCSKSQDNYFLFELYESDMKLLFDTQKAFGTNFARFFKPSTPDEAINLLAKNSAKIGLNITKNALYELYFTHNENLYLAASELTKLKSLNTHIEQDDVKRLVFGLGGINFDDFFNKFMALKDIKNDFFTYLEDPNFNEILLLNSLYKAFFRLFKIHSYIKINGRLNLDEAIGYQPPVNVANLLKANSLKLNLNTYLEIFKTLNLAELELKTNTKMDKEIFVLSTILNLQHLISTANIK, from the coding sequence ATGTATAGAAAAGATTTGGAGCTAAATTTAGCAAATGCAAATTTAAGCAACTACTTCTTACTTTTTGGGGCGGACGAGTTTCAGATCGAGCTCTTTGGCAAAGAAATTTTGAGCTTTTACTCAAGCGAAGACGTAAATTTATTAAGCCTTTATTTTGACGAGTACAACTACGCGCAAGCAAGCTCTCACCTAAGCGAGCAGTCACTTTTTGGCGGCAAAAATATCCTCTATGTAAAAAGCGACAAAAAGATCCCAGCAAAAGAGCTAAAGGAGCTCATCTTGCTTTGCTCAAAAAGCCAGGATAACTACTTTTTGTTTGAGCTTTATGAGTCCGATATGAAACTACTTTTTGATACGCAAAAGGCTTTTGGGACAAATTTTGCAAGATTTTTCAAGCCCTCAACTCCAGATGAAGCGATAAATTTACTAGCCAAAAACTCAGCCAAAATAGGACTAAACATAACTAAAAACGCACTTTATGAACTTTACTTTACACATAATGAAAATTTATACCTTGCAGCAAGCGAGCTAACAAAGCTAAAGAGCCTAAACACACACATCGAACAAGATGATGTAAAAAGGCTAGTTTTTGGACTTGGCGGGATAAATTTTGATGATTTTTTTAATAAATTTATGGCTCTAAAAGATATAAAAAACGACTTTTTTACCTATCTAGAAGATCCAAATTTTAATGAAATTTTACTTCTAAACTCACTTTACAAAGCATTTTTTAGGCTATTTAAAATTCACTCTTACATCAAGATAAATGGCCGATTAAATTTAGATGAGGCGATTGGTTATCAACCGCCTGTAAATGTCGCAAATTTATTAAAAGCAAATAGCTTAAAACTAAATTTAAATACCTATTTGGAGATATTTAAAACGCTAAATTTAGCCGAGCTAGAGCTAAAAACAAACACAAAAATGGATAAAGAAATTTTTGTATTATCAACTATTTTAAATTTGCAACATCTCATATCAACAGCAAATATTAAGTAA
- a CDS encoding histidine phosphotransferase, which yields MGILKRLEIDYSYDIVEEFLSHYALMCDLLEPLIINLGRADKYKDSILELTRIFHNIKSAAGFMHLDPILKLTTLAEEITQEARSLKGPANDKFIDWLLLISDQFNKYKDDVENDFEYFSVLEPKIIDVPAKLN from the coding sequence ATGGGTATATTAAAAAGGCTTGAAATAGATTACTCTTATGATATAGTTGAAGAATTTTTATCTCACTATGCTTTAATGTGCGATTTACTCGAGCCTTTGATAATAAATTTAGGAAGAGCTGATAAATATAAAGATAGCATCTTAGAGCTTACTAGGATTTTTCATAATATTAAATCAGCAGCAGGATTCATGCATCTTGATCCGATATTAAAGCTTACAACTTTAGCTGAAGAGATAACTCAAGAGGCAAGAAGTCTAAAAGGGCCAGCAAATGATAAATTTATAGATTGGTTACTACTTATTAGCGATCAGTTTAATAAATATAAAGATGACGTCGAGAACGATTTTGAATATTTTAGTGTTCTTGAACCAAAAATCATTGATGTGCCTGCAAAACTTAACTAA
- a CDS encoding single-stranded DNA-binding protein produces the protein MFNKVVLVGNLTRDIELRYTTSGSAIGNSGIAVTRKFNTNGEKREETCFIDISFFGKSAEIANQYLSKGSKLLVEGRLKFDQWTDNNGQNRSKHSIVVENMEMLGGNSGANGQSQGGFNQNSSYSQQRNNGSTNSYGNGGYQNSAPQRQQMQPQNKKVQEEYYEEKIPDINIDADNFDGDNEIPF, from the coding sequence ATGTTCAATAAAGTAGTACTGGTTGGGAATTTAACAAGAGATATCGAGCTAAGATACACTACTAGTGGATCTGCCATAGGAAATTCCGGTATTGCTGTTACTAGAAAATTTAATACTAACGGCGAAAAACGTGAAGAGACATGCTTTATTGACATATCATTCTTTGGCAAATCAGCTGAAATAGCAAATCAATATTTAAGCAAAGGCTCCAAACTTCTAGTTGAAGGAAGATTAAAATTTGATCAATGGACCGACAATAATGGACAAAACCGCTCAAAGCACTCGATCGTAGTTGAAAATATGGAGATGCTTGGCGGAAATAGCGGAGCCAATGGACAAAGTCAAGGTGGATTTAATCAAAATAGTTCGTACTCACAACAACGAAATAATGGTTCAACTAATAGCTATGGCAATGGTGGATATCAAAATTCAGCACCACAAAGACAGCAAATGCAACCACAAAATAAAAAAGTACAAGAAGAGTACTATGAGGAAAAAATCCCTGATATAAACATTGACGCCGATAATTTTGATGGCGACAACGAAATACCGTTTTAA
- the rpsR gene encoding 30S ribosomal protein S18: MAEKRKYSRKYCKFTEAKIDFIDYKDTSLLKYCLSERFKIMPRRLTGTSKRHQEMVEKAIKRARHAAIIPYIVDRKDVVSNPFDGL, encoded by the coding sequence ATGGCAGAAAAAAGAAAATATTCACGTAAATATTGCAAATTTACAGAAGCAAAAATTGATTTTATAGATTATAAAGATACTTCTCTTTTAAAGTATTGTTTATCAGAGAGATTTAAAATAATGCCAAGACGTTTAACTGGCACATCAAAAAGACACCAAGAGATGGTAGAAAAAGCGATCAAAAGAGCTCGTCATGCAGCTATTATACCTTACATAGTAGATCGCAAAGATGTAGTTTCAAATCCTTTTGATGGACTATAA
- the rpsF gene encoding 30S ribosomal protein S6, translating to MKHYELLFILKPTLTEEEVKAKVDFVKEVITKNGGEIATVVEMGTRKLAYTIKKYERGTYFVIYYKAPPALLAELTRNVRITEDIIRFLSVKYENKREIAAWERLCKGIKQTIKKESREPRAPREPRVEKVDEQTFTEE from the coding sequence ATGAAACATTACGAGCTTTTATTTATTCTTAAGCCGACATTAACGGAAGAAGAAGTTAAAGCTAAAGTTGACTTCGTAAAAGAAGTTATAACAAAAAATGGCGGCGAAATCGCTACTGTCGTTGAGATGGGCACTAGAAAACTAGCTTACACCATCAAAAAATATGAGCGTGGAACATACTTTGTTATCTATTACAAAGCTCCACCAGCACTTCTTGCAGAGCTTACAAGAAATGTAAGGATCACTGAAGATATCATAAGATTTTTAAGCGTTAAATATGAAAATAAACGCGAAATCGCAGCTTGGGAAAGACTTTGCAAAGGTATCAAACAAACCATAAAAAAAGAGTCTCGTGAGCCAAGAGCGCCACGTGAGCCAAGAGTTGAAAAAGTAGACGAGCAAACTTTTACAGAAGAATAA
- a CDS encoding HIT family protein, whose product MIYEDKFIKIEREDNELPWIKIFTIKPFRELSDCDEASRARLFEAMLISEKAMLEFYKPTKINIASFGNYVPHVHIHVIARFSDDAFFPDSVWANPKRKSELVLPEFNKFAKFLEEKLRASFE is encoded by the coding sequence ATGATCTATGAAGATAAATTTATAAAAATCGAGCGTGAAGACAATGAGCTTCCTTGGATAAAAATTTTTACCATTAAGCCATTTCGCGAGCTAAGCGATTGTGATGAAGCGAGTAGGGCTAGGCTATTTGAAGCGATGCTTATAAGCGAAAAGGCGATGCTTGAGTTTTATAAACCAACCAAAATAAACATTGCAAGCTTTGGAAACTACGTGCCACACGTGCATATTCATGTTATTGCTAGATTTAGTGACGATGCATTTTTCCCAGATAGCGTTTGGGCTAATCCAAAAAGAAAAAGCGAGCTTGTGTTGCCAGAATTTAATAAATTTGCAAAATTTTTAGAAGAAAAGTTAAGGGCTAGTTTTGAATAA
- the panB gene encoding 3-methyl-2-oxobutanoate hydroxymethyltransferase codes for MKNEKTQKKKLSINDIKNKKGIEPIVMITAYDALFAKLFDDYADIILVGDSLNMSFNMQESTISADMNTMLYHTKAVCNGAKNTFIMADMPFGSYTDEKQAIKNAMKFFKQTNADAVKLEVGIHQVNLVKRLCEEGINVMAHIGLKPQFYKFEGGYKIKGRSEIEAKKLIEEALAFEQAGAFGILLEGTMSSVASEITKQVHVPVIGIGSGVNVDGQVLVWSDMLGFFENFKPKFVKRYLDGADIVRKSVQSYANDVKGKIFPSEEFCY; via the coding sequence ATGAAAAATGAAAAAACTCAGAAGAAAAAACTAAGCATAAATGATATAAAAAATAAAAAAGGCATTGAGCCTATTGTAATGATAACAGCCTATGATGCGTTATTTGCTAAGCTTTTTGATGATTATGCTGATATTATTTTGGTTGGCGATAGCTTAAATATGAGTTTTAATATGCAAGAAAGCACGATAAGTGCGGACATGAATACCATGCTTTATCATACAAAGGCAGTTTGTAATGGAGCTAAAAATACTTTTATCATGGCCGATATGCCATTTGGTAGCTACACAGATGAAAAGCAAGCGATAAAAAATGCGATGAAATTTTTCAAACAGACAAATGCCGATGCGGTAAAGCTCGAAGTTGGCATACATCAAGTAAATTTAGTAAAACGCCTTTGCGAAGAGGGCATAAATGTTATGGCTCACATTGGCTTAAAGCCTCAGTTTTATAAATTTGAAGGTGGCTATAAGATAAAAGGCAGAAGCGAGATCGAGGCAAAAAAACTAATTGAAGAGGCTTTGGCGTTTGAGCAAGCTGGAGCATTTGGCATCTTGCTTGAAGGTACGATGAGTAGCGTGGCTAGCGAGATAACAAAGCAGGTTCATGTGCCAGTTATTGGTATCGGATCCGGAGTAAATGTCGATGGACAAGTACTTGTATGGTCTGATATGCTTGGATTTTTCGAGAACTTTAAGCCAAAATTTGTAAAACGCTATCTTGATGGAGCGGATATTGTAAGAAAGAGTGTGCAATCCTACGCAAATGATGTAAAAGGCAAAATTTTTCCAAGTGAAGAATTTTGCTATTAG